The genomic stretch ATATTGAAATAGGTCAAGAAAATGTGCCCAAATGACACTGATGCatcaaagaaattgaaggaGTGTGAAAAAGCTGTTATGAAACTTAAATTTGAAGAAGCAATTGCTGTGCCAGAGCATCAAGGACGTCCAATAGCCGACTCCATAGATTTCCATTCTATAGGTACTATGTTAAATATGGCATCTGTTTAAAGTTTTGTTAGCAATAATTCAAAAATAGAAAGTGTGTTGAGCAAATATGGATACTTGTGTACCACATCTTTGTGCAGACAAAGAGTGGGACTCCAGAAAAGAATTTATGTTCTTAGAGAATGATTAACTTGAAAAGAAAGTTAAGTTTCGTTAATGATGTGGATTGTGTATTTGTGTTGTTATAGTAATGCCATTCAATGAATTAGTTTGGTTTTgttctttttaatttgttcttGCAACTTTGGTAATTTATAATAGTATTgtagtatttttttttgaattgattgaaaaaatcgAACAAACCAAATCAAACAAAACCGATTTTAATTGGTTTAGTTTGGTTTGGATGGCTTCGACAAAAAAACCGAATCAAATCGAACCACAGTTTAATTAGACGATCGGATCGGATGACATTTTTCTCAAAAACCGAACCAATCTGCACCGTGAACACTCCTATTATAGTGTTTAAAGTTATATCTTTATATCTGAGAGACTATAATGGTAAAATTGGGATCTCAAATATCACATTGAGTGGATCATTATAAAAATTTACTCTAaaaataaactttaaatttttaaaattttagaatttttatgtatttattaaataataataataataataataataataataataataataatagtaataaagatggatttatttatcattttatcaaaatttgacccaaaaattgatatatataataaaacaaactattaaaaattaatttgataattaaaatttgttgaatATTAAGTTGtctaactaaaaaatatttgaaaattgaGTTGGAATATtactactaattttttattaaaatttaacataaaaataaagtaattttaatatattgttagtataaaataattttatgcgTGTATCTAAGTATGTAACAccatattaacaaaaataatcatattttatattagtcGCATGAGTAGTTAAGAGACAAAAACAAATATGACGGgataattttatatcaaaattaagcTAAAAAATTAATGTCTAATTAAatagaaattataaattgatttaataatttttttgggtGAACCattgatttaataattaaaacttGATAAAATGTAGATTGTTAAATTGCActgtttttatttaagagataaagtaataaaaaaaaattaaattgaataaataaaataagggAAGCAGCTCTTTCCCCGTTTAGCTGATTacaaccctaaaccctaatgCGATAAAAATGACCACCACCACCGACGCAGCCGCCGCAGTCTCATCGGAAGCTCAGCTGCTGAAAACGGTGACCACCATCCTCACCAGCCACCGTGACCCCCACACCGCGCTCAAACCCTTAATCCAAAATCTCACCCTCCCCACGGTGCTTTCCGTCCTCTCCTCCACCCAACTCCACCGCACCCACTCCGCCACCCTCCTTTCCTTCTTCCACATCCTCCGCCACTCTCCCCACCCTTCTCTCTCCTCCTCCCCTGAGCCCCTCCTCGCCCTCCTACCCGGCCTCCTCTTCCACCGCCGCTACTCCTCCGCCCGCTCCCTCCTCCTCAACTTCATCTCCTCCGACCACCCCCGCCACTCCCTCCACCAGGTCCTCCTCCGCCGCCCCCGCCTCCCGCAGCCACTCCTCGACACCTCCCTCTCCGCCTACGCCCTCTCCGACCACCCCGACCTCGCCTTCCAGCTCTTCAACAAGATGAAGCGCCTCCGTATTAAACCCAACCTCCTCACCTGCCACTCCCTCCTCTCCTCCCTCGTCCGCCGCCACCCTCATTCCTCTCACTCCATTCACCTCTCCAAGCAAGTCTTTAACGATTTCCTTAAGCTCGGTATAACCCCAAACACCACCACCTTCAACATCTTGATCCATAGTTCTTGTCttgataataattttaatgatgCTCTTAGCTTCATGAACCAAATGACTGATTTTGCTTGTTCTCCTGATAATATCACTTACAATACTATTCTTGATGCATTGTGTAGGAAGGGCCAATTGAGTAAGGTTAGGGAGGTTTTGCTAGAGATGAAAGGTAGCGGGGTTTCCCCAAATAGGAACACCTATAATATCTTGGTTCATGGCTATTGTAAGTTGAGGTGGTTGAAGGAGGCTGCCGAGGTTGTCGAGTTGATGAGAGCAAACGACATGGTACCGGATATTTGGACTTATAATACAATCATGAGGGGTTTGTGCGACGAGGGGAAGGTCAAGGAGGCGATTAGCCTAAGGGATGATATGGAGAGCCTGAGGGTGATGCCGGATGAGGTTACCTACAATACTCTGATTGACGGGTGTTTTCAGTGGCGGGGGAGTGTGGAGGCATTCAAGTTGGTTGAGGAAATGAAGGGAAAGGGAGTCAAGCCGAACGCGGTGACTCACAATATAATGGTGAAGTGGTACTGTAAGGAAGGTAAGATAGATGAAGCCGGCTGTGTCGTGGCAAAGATGGTGGAGAGTGGGTTTTCACCGGACTGTTTTACTTATAATACTATGATCAATGGTTATTGTAAAGCAGGAAATCTGGGAGAAGCTTTTAAGATGATGGATGAAATGGGGAGGAAAGGTTTAAAGATGGATACTTTTACTCTGAACACTATAGTGCACAGATTGTGCGTGGAGAAGCTGCTCAAAGAGGCATATGAGTTGACTGTGAAGGCTGCAAAGCGAGGTTATATTCTCGATGAGGTAACCTATGGAACTCTAATCATGGGATACTTTAAAAATGAACAAACAAACAAAGCTCTGAAGCTTTGGGATGAGATGAAGGAGAAGGGGATCATTCCTAGTGTTGTCACTTATAACACTATAATTAGGGGGTTGTGCCATTCTTTAAAAACTGATCAGGCTGTAGATAAATTGAATGAGCTTTTAGATAAAGGTTTGGCCCCCAATGAAGCTACGTGTAACATAATTATTCATGGTTACTGCTGGGAGGGAGCAGTGGAGAAAGCATTCTTGTTCTATAACAGAATGGTTGAGAACTCATTCAATCCGGGTGTTATTACATGTAACATTCTTCTTCGAGGGCTTTGCAAAAATGGTATGTTCGAGAAGgcctttaatttatttaacaCATGGATCATTAAAGGTAAGCCCGTTGATGCAGTTACGTACAACACGTTGATTTCCGTCCTTTGCAAAGAAGGGAAACTTGATGAAGCATTTGACCTCATGACTGAGATGGAGAAGAAAAAATTGGGGCCGGACCGATATACTTATACTGCCATCATTGGTGCACTTACTCATGCTGGGAGAACTGAGGAAGCAAAGAAATTCATGTCAAAACTCCTAGAGACAAGTCCAAATATGATAAGTGAAGACACTTCACAAATGCTTGGTTCAGGCGACATGGATTACTCAGAACAGATAACTAATTTTTGTACTCAAGGGAAGTACAAAGAGGCAATGAAACTATTTCAAGAATCAGAGCAGAAAGGAGTTAGTTTGCATAAATCTGCATATTTCAAGTTAATGGATGGGCTATTGAAGAGGCGGAAAAGCATATCGAAGGCCTCCTTATCAGATTGACAGAATAAATTCAAATTGGCATTTAGATTCCTGATGTTCATTGTGTTGAACCCATTTTATTGGTGGTTTTGCTGTGATGACGATCCATTATTTCATGTAAGTATCCAATTTTCCAACATTATATTAGATTTTGTGGCGTTTGTAAACTGTGACTGTgtaatcaatatttttttcccTGGTAATTATTATGGATGGTATCCATAGTTAAAGGTTAGAGAAAGTTATTCATGTCCTCAAGAGATGTTTTATATGCTTTATTATCTGCACAAACAGAGTGTTGCTTTAATAGAAATTATAGATCTATTCTCACACTGCAATCCATTATGCAACAGACATGTTAGGGGGTCTGAACAGAGTTCACttgttttttattgttttaaatgATAATAAGAGCAAACTACCATTTGGAATAAGGTGCGTTCTGTTTTAGCAGGATTTCTTGAAGGATCAGAAGGTCCTTGGTTCTTATCCAATCTGTTGCCTACCCAGCATGGTCTGTGTACTGAATTTCACCTTGTTTGTTCATAAATACAATCGTGAATCCGTCTGATTTTATTGTGTAGCCACAAAAATACTGTATTCTGCTTTTCATGTTCGACTGGATCATTTATTTGCAGGCTGTCTTCTATATGGTTGacttaatttttctatttttaacaTGGCGTCTGTCACAgttttactttttgttttcgtATTTTCCCCTTCATCATGAAACCGAAATTTATAAATTGTAAGATGTCATTGTGCTTGATTTACATGCCTTGAAATGATCCTAGGAAAGTTGATCAACAAAATTATGTGAAATAATAAGTGGCTTGTTCAAGGCTGGTTCATAAGAAATGGCTCTAACTATTAAACTGATATATTAGTCTAACACGATTAAATTGTCTATTAGAGGATTGTGATTGTTAAACTGATTTTAAACTAATCTAATATATCATGGATATTTCTGAACTGAATTCACTTGAAATCAATAAGATTGAATTTCCCTGACTTTCTATGTGTGAGATTGGAGATTTCCAATGTAATCATTTCTAGACTTGATTTGCTTATTGTTAACTCTTGTGTTTTGGCTTTAACCATTCTTCCGAAGATCGCAAGTTCGCAACAAAAAGTTTTCCCTTATCTTCTTAAGCTTTAGTAGGATTCAGgtaatttagaatttagataGCAAGTCctcttaaattaattttttcttctcaCATAAGGTGGCTATATAGCATACATAATAAGGCATCCAGTATTTCTGAAGAACTAATTCACTGGGCACATCAACAGGTGTACATTATAGGTGGCGATGGGACTATGCGAGGAGCTGTGAAGATATTTGATGAAATTAGACGTCGCAAACTGAATGTTGCAGTTGTTGGAATTCCTAAGACCGTGGATAATGATGTGGGAATAATTGACAGATCTTTTGGATTCCAAACAGCAGTTGAAATGGCTCAGCAAGCAATAAGTGCCGCTCATGTAGAGGCTGTGAGTGCGGTTAACGGGATAGGCCTGGTAAAGCTGATGGGTCGAAGTACAGGGCACATAGCTTTATATGCAACACTTAGCAGCCGTGATGTCGATTGCTGCCTAATTCCTGAGATAGACTTTTTCTTGGAAGGAAAAGGAGGACTTTTCGAATTTCTCGACAAGCGACTGAAGGCAAACGGGCATGCGGTGCTTGTGGTTGCTGAGGGTGCTGGCTAGGATATAATACCCAGAACCGATTCACAGAAGCAAGAAAAGGATGAATCTGGCAATCCAGTGTTCTTGGATGTTGGTGTGTGGCTGAAATCATACCTAAACAAGTGGTGGGCGAGGGAGCACCCGGGTGAGTTATTTACGGTGAAGTACATAGATCCTACATACATGATTCGTGCTGTTGCTGCAAATGCCACTGATAATTTGTACTGCACACTTCTAGCGCACTCTGCAATTCATGGTATTATGGCAGGGTATACTGGATTTGTAGCTGGTCTTATTAATGGAAACTATGCATA from Arachis stenosperma cultivar V10309 chromosome 9, arast.V10309.gnm1.PFL2, whole genome shotgun sequence encodes the following:
- the LOC130950588 gene encoding pentatricopeptide repeat-containing protein At2g16880-like, with the translated sequence MTTTTDAAAAVSSEAQLLKTVTTILTSHRDPHTALKPLIQNLTLPTVLSVLSSTQLHRTHSATLLSFFHILRHSPHPSLSSSPEPLLALLPGLLFHRRYSSARSLLLNFISSDHPRHSLHQVLLRRPRLPQPLLDTSLSAYALSDHPDLAFQLFNKMKRLRIKPNLLTCHSLLSSLVRRHPHSSHSIHLSKQVFNDFLKLGITPNTTTFNILIHSSCLDNNFNDALSFMNQMTDFACSPDNITYNTILDALCRKGQLSKVREVLLEMKGSGVSPNRNTYNILVHGYCKLRWLKEAAEVVELMRANDMVPDIWTYNTIMRGLCDEGKVKEAISLRDDMESLRVMPDEVTYNTLIDGCFQWRGSVEAFKLVEEMKGKGVKPNAVTHNIMVKWYCKEGKIDEAGCVVAKMVESGFSPDCFTYNTMINGYCKAGNLGEAFKMMDEMGRKGLKMDTFTLNTIVHRLCVEKLLKEAYELTVKAAKRGYILDEVTYGTLIMGYFKNEQTNKALKLWDEMKEKGIIPSVVTYNTIIRGLCHSLKTDQAVDKLNELLDKGLAPNEATCNIIIHGYCWEGAVEKAFLFYNRMVENSFNPGVITCNILLRGLCKNGMFEKAFNLFNTWIIKGKPVDAVTYNTLISVLCKEGKLDEAFDLMTEMEKKKLGPDRYTYTAIIGALTHAGRTEEAKKFMSKLLETSPNMISEDTSQMLGSGDMDYSEQITNFCTQGKYKEAMKLFQESEQKGVSLHKSAYFKLMDGLLKRRKSISKASLSD
- the LOC130950381 gene encoding ATP-dependent 6-phosphofructokinase 2-like, which encodes MRGAVKIFDEIRRRKLNVAVVGIPKTVDNDVGIIDRSFGFQTAVEMAQQAISAAHVEAVSAVNGIGLVKLMGRSTGHIALYATLSSRDVDCCLIPEIDFFLEGKGGLFEFLDKRLKANGHAVLVVAEGAG